One window of the Primulina eburnea isolate SZY01 chromosome 18, ASM2296580v1, whole genome shotgun sequence genome contains the following:
- the LOC140819340 gene encoding uncharacterized protein, with product MPKKQAMAEIILSISKTHSMELLALISLLFLYFAATPATCLSNETDFSALLAFKNAIDDDPLGALRSWNETVHHCDWEGILCSKRHRGRVVSVNLRSRGLVGSLPPHLGNLSFLREFVLQNNSFYGKIPEEFGRLRRLEIVIFSNNSFSGEIPRNISQCSNLYHLNLVDNHLTGIIIPELGSMFKLEALGLALNNLSGTIPPFVGNLTNLASLSLGKCGLQGEIPDSLVHLRRLRFLHLGFNNLTGRIPSGLYNISSISNFIMGYNRLHGNIPWDVGFTLPRLRFLYLGSNDFDGPIPLSLSNASFLENIYLFSNKFTGQNLKYFNKLPSLRQLSIFSNDMEGDISFISSLTNCTNLNVLSAEQNLFSGSLPDSIANLSSQLRSLYLSENQIHGSIPSGIQNLIGLTDIAFSDNFLEGPIPSGIGKLSKVRRIFLEGNELSNEIPASLSNMTMLNIVDLSHNKLGGTIPQSLSNCTNLLYLFLSFNDLIGPISREVFSLSSVLVSYELSRNSFTGSIPQVGSLCNLVELDLSHNRLSGTIPDTLSSCFELGRLHLENNSLEGKIPDALDALNSLEDMDLSQNNLSGPIPSFLGNALYLKNLNMSFNRLQGEVPTRGVFQNESAISLEGNEYLCGGLAFLNFPPCPSKKKHFSNLSKILIPMMSVAVAIGLALSCVYIFVYRRGMLKKIHSSMPSLQENFLRFSYSHLSKATDGFAEANLLGSGRFGSVYRGILDDKQLSIAVKVLNLDIRGASKSFMSECNAMKAIRHRNLLKILSACESIDFQGNSFKALVYEFMANGSLDKWLHNDHVVEIESENNRKLSTTQKLNIVFEVASAVEYLHHGTHSIVIHGDLKPSNILLDENMTAHVGDFGLAKVVSNIYPAYEGSSSSVAIKGTIGYIPPEYGMTNSMTMQGDVYSFGILVLEMFTNIRPTDDAALIGHSSLHHLVNHALHSQEINTVDQIFDLHNHTDHKMQINIKNCLKSVLEIGVACSMELPKDRMTMTDVVIELDKIRNAYLAE from the exons ATGCCAAAAAAACAAGCAATGGCAGAGATTATACTTTCTATCAGTAAAACTCATTCCATGGAGTTGCTAGCCTTGATCAGCCTTTTGTTCTTGTATTTTGCTGCTACTCCTGCGACTTGCTTGAGCAATGAAACTGATTTTTCAGCTCTGCTGGCTTTCAAGAACGCCATAGATGATGATCCATTAGGGGCTCTAAGATCATGGAATGAAACTGTACATCATTGTGATTGGGAAGGGATTCTGTGCAGCAAAAGGCATCGAGGCCGAGTCGTGTCTGTTAACTTGAGGTCTCGTGGCCTTGTGGGATCTCTTCCGCCCCATTTAGGCAATCTTTCTTTCCTTCGAGAGTTTGTGTTACAAAACAACAGCTTCTACGGTAAAATCCCGGAAGAATTTGGTCGTTTGAGGCGGCTCGAAATTGTCATATTTAGCAACAATTCATTCAGTGGAGAGATACCAAGAAACATTTCACAGTGCTCAAATCTCTATCACCTCAATTTGGTCGATAACCATCTCACAGGAATCATAATCCCGGAGCTAGGTTCTATGTTCAAACTTGAAGCTTTAGGCTTGGCATTAAACAATCTCTCAGGCACTATTCCACCATTTGTCGGCAATCTCACGAATCTTGCTTCTCTGTCTCTGGGAAAATGTGGGTTGCAAGGAGAAATTCCTGACTCACTCGTCCATCTCCGGAGATTAAGGTTTCTACATTTAGGGTTCAACAATTTGACAGGTAGAATTCCATCTGGTTTGTACAATATTTCCAGTATATCTAATTTCATAATGGGCTACAATAGACTCCATGGAAACATTCCTTGGGATGTAGGCTTCACGCTTCCAAGATTGAGGTTTCTTTATTTGGGATCGAATGATTTTGATGGACCCATTCCGCTTTCACTCTCGAATGCTTCCTTTcttgaaaatatatatttattttcaaaCAAATTTACCGGGCAGAATCTGAAATACTTCAACAAGCTTCCATCTCTGCGACAACTCTCCATTTTTTCTAATGATATGGAGGGAGACATCAGCTTTATTTCATCTTTGACAAATTGTACTAATCTTAATGTGTTATCTGCCGAGCAAAATCTCTTCAGTGGTTCGTTGCCAGACTCCATCGCCAATCTCTCAAGTCAGCTTAGATCTCTGTATTTATCAGAAAATCAAATACATGGAAGCATTCCTTCGGGTATTCAAAACCTCATTGGTCTGACCGACATTGCTTTTTCAGACAATTTTCTTGAAGGTCCTATTCCTTCAGGCATCGGAAAACTAAGCAAGGTACGACGAATTTTCCTGGAAGGAAACGAGTTGTCGAATGAGATACCTGCTTCTCTTTCGAACATGACTATGTTGAACATTGTTGACTTGAGTCATAACAAATTGGGAGGAACAATTCCTCAAAGTCTAAGTAACTGCACCAACTTGCTATACTTATTTCTTTCGTTTAATGATCTCATAGGGCCAATTTCGCGTGAAGTTTTTAGCCTGTCATCCGTTTTGGTTTCTTATGAATTGTCCCGCAATTCTTTTACTGGTTCAATTCCACAAGTAGGTTCATTGTGTAATCTTGTAGAATTGGACTTGTCACACAACAGATTATCAGGAACTATACCAGACACTTTGAGCAGTTGCTTTGAGCTGGGACGACTTCACTTGGAAAACAATTCTCTTGAAGGAAAAATACCTGATGCACTTGATGCTTTGAATAGCTTGGAAGATATGGATCTTTCGCAAAACAATTTATCAGGGCCCATCCCGAGTTTTCTAGGAAATGCGTTGTATCTGAAGAATTTGAATATGTCCTTCAATAGGCTGCAAGGAGAAGTGCCGACACGAGGAGTATTTCAAAATGAGAGTGCGATTTCATTGGAAGGAAATGAGTATTTGTGTGGAGGTTTGGCTTTCTTAAACTTTCCTCCCTGCCCGTCCAAGAAGAAACATTTCTCAAATCTATCGAAAATATTGATCCCAATGATGTCGGTTGCAGTAGCCATTGGCCTTGCACTCTCTTGCGTCTACATATTCGTATATAGAAGAGGAATGTTAAAAAAGATTCATTCTTCTATGCCATcacttcaagaaaattttttaagGTTCTCTTATTCACATCTGTCAAAAGCTACTGATGGATTCGCTGAAGCTAATTTGCTTGGGTCTGGAAGGTTTGGTTCTGTCTATCGAGGAATTCTCGATGACAAACAACTGTCAATTGCGGTAAAGGTTCTCAATCTTGACATCAGAGGAGCTTCTAAAAGCTTCATGTCAGAATGCAATGCAATGAAGGCAATACGACATAGAAACCTTTTGAAAATATTGAGTGCATGCGAAAGCATAGACTTCCAGGGGAACAGTTTCAAGGCATTGGTCTATGAATTTATGGCTAACGGAAGCTTGGACAAATGGTTGCATAATGATCATGTGGTAGAAATTGAAAGTGAAAACAACAGAAAACTTAGCACAACTCAAAAATTGAATATTGTCTTCGAGGTTGCATCTGCGGTAGAATACTTACACCATGGCACACATTCCATCGTCATTCATGGTGATTTGAAGCCAAGCAACATTCTGTTGGATGAAAATATGACTGCACATGTCGGCGACTTTGGATTGGCAAAAGTGGTTTCGAACATATATCCAGCATACGAAGGAAGCAGCAGCTCGGTGGCAATCAAGGGTACCATTGGTTATATTCCTCCAG AGTATGGGATGACCAACTCGATGACAATGCAAGGGGATGTATATAGCTTTGGGATTCTTGTGCTGGAGATGTTCACAAACATAAGACCAACAGACGATGCCGCGCTTATTGGTCATTCGAGCCTCCACCATTTAGTGAACCATGCTTTGCATAGCCAAGAGATAAACACTGTGGATCAAATCTTCGATCTGCATAACCACACTGATCACAAAATGCAAATTAATATCAAGAATTGTCTGAAATCTGTTCTTGAAATTGGAGTAGCATGTTCGATGGAGTTGCCGAAGGATCGAATGACGATGACAGATGTTGTCATTGAATTGGACAAGATTCGAAATGCTTACTTGGCTGAATAA
- the LOC140819436 gene encoding uncharacterized protein, whose protein sequence is MDVLALPTMANVKESANAAENAIALVSDANTNVCLANYSLSIGQEFADVDTCRKTLKDIAIALHFEIRIVKSDRSRFIAKCSKEGCAWRVHVAKCPGVPTFTIRTLHGEHTCEGVQNLHHQQASVGWVARSVESRVKDNPQYKPKEILQDIRDQHGVAVSYMQAWRGKERSMAALHGTYEEGYKLIPAYCEQIRKTNPGSIASVVATGQDNSFQRLFVSYRAAIYGFINACRPLLELDRVHLKGKYLGLLFCAAAVDADGALFPLAIAIVDEETDENWIWFMSELRKLLGVNTDNMPRLTILSERTTGMVQAVETHFPNAFHGFCLRFISENFRDTFKNSNLVNIFWNAVYALTTVEFENKISEMVQISQDVLPWFHHFDPQLWAVAYFEGVRYGHFTIAVTELLYDWALECHELPIVHMMEHIRHQLTSWFNDRRNTAMRWTSILAPSAEKRISEAIADARCYKVLRANEVEFEIVSTERTNIVDIRSRVCSCRRWQLYGLPCAHAAAALISCGQNAHLFAEHCFTVHSYRDTYSQMIYPIPDKSLWNEPREGTEGGVAKVDITIRPPKTRRPPGRPKRKVLRIESFKRPKRLVQCGRCHMLGHSQKKCTLPM, encoded by the coding sequence ATGGATGTTCTGGCCTTACCAACTATGGCGAATGTGAAGGAAAGTGCCAACGCGGCCGAAAACGCCATTGCTCTTGTATCCGATGCAAATACAAATGTTTGTTTGGCGAACTACAGTTTATCAATTGGAcaggagtttgcagatgttgaTACTTGTAGGAAGACATTAAAAGACATTGCTATAGCGTTACATTTCGAGATTAGGATAGTTAAATCTGATAGGAGTAGATTCATAGCCAAGTGCTCGAAAGAGGGTTGTGCATGGCGCGTGCATGTAGCAAAATGCCCTGGTGTTCCGACGTTTACTATCAGGACTCTTCATGGTGAACACACATGTGAAGGAGTCCAGAATCTCCACCATCAACAGGCGTCTGTGGGTTGGGTTGCACGATCTGTCGAATCGCGTGTGAAGGATAATCCGCAGTACAAACCGAAAGAGATCCTGCAAGATATCCGTGATCAACATGGAGTCGCTGTTTCTTATATGCAGGCGTGGCGGGGGAAAGAGCGTAGCATGGCTGCACTACATGGGACTTATGAAGAAGGTTATAAACTTATTCCTGCATACTGTGAGCAGATTAGGAAGACCAACCCCGGTAGCATTGCCTCTGTTGTAGCCACTGGGCAAGATAATTCCTTTCAGAGGTTATTTGTTTCTTACCGAGCTGCGATCTATGGATTCATAAATGCTTGTCGGCCACTTTTGGAACTGGACAGGGTTCATCTCAAAGGAAAGTACCTTGGATTATTGTTCTGTGCTGCTGCTGTCGATGCTGATGGTGCATTGTTTCCATTGGCAATAGCCATCGTCGATGAGGAGACTGATGAGAACTGGATATGGTTTATGTCAGAGCTGCGTAAACTTCTTGGAGTAAATACCGACAATATGCCCAGGCTCACGATTCTCTCTGAGAGAACAACTGGCATGGTGCAAGCTGTTGAAACACATTTCCCTAATGCATTTCATGGTTTTTGTTTGCGATTCATCAGCGAAAACTTCCGTGATACATTTAAGAATTCGAATCTGGTGAACATATTCTGGAATGCTGTTTATGCGCTCACAACTGttgaatttgaaaataaaatttctgagATGGTGCAGATTTCACAGGATGTCCTGCCATGGTTTCATCATTTCGACCCTCAACTGTGGGCCGTTGCGTACTTTGAAGGAGTACGGTACGGTCATTTCACGATTGCAGTAACAGAGTTATTGTATGATTGGGCTTTGGAATGTCACGAGCTCCCTATTGTACATATGATGGAGCATATTCGTCATCAGTTAACTTCATGGTTCAATGATCGTCGTAACACGGCCATGAGATGGACCTCAATCCTCGCCCCTTCTGCCGAAAAGCGGATTTCAGAAGCAATTGCAGATGCTCGCTGCTATAAAGTACTCCGGGCGAATGAAGTCGAATTTGAAATCGTGTCGACCGAACGAACAAACATTGTAGACATACGCAGTCGAGTATGCTCTTGTCGTCGCTGGCAACTCTACGGCCTGCCATGTGCACACGCAGCAGCAGCACTCATATCCTGTGGTCAAAACGCCCATCTATTTGCCGAACACTGCTTCACTGTACATAGTTACCGCGATACCTACTCGCAGATGATATATCCGATTCCTGACAAAAGCCTTTGGAACGAACCTCGTGAAGGCACCGAGGGCGGAGTTGCCAAAGTTGACATCACGATTCGCCCGCCTAAAACTCGCAGACCTCCAGGAAGGCCGAAAAGGAAGGTGCTTCGGATAGAGAGTTTTAAACGGCCAAAAAGACTTGTTCAATGCGGTCGCTGCCATATGCTGGGACATTCCCAGAAGAAATGCACGTTGCCAATGTGA